One Vicia villosa cultivar HV-30 ecotype Madison, WI linkage group LG5, Vvil1.0, whole genome shotgun sequence genomic window, AAACAAAGGTTCTGCCAACAATGTAGCAGGTGAATTTTTCTTTATTCCTTAATATTTTATCTTAAATTTATAGAAATTAAATTATGGTATTTCGGAGTTCGCTTATAAATAACTTAAGTCTTATTAAAAGGAAGATTTTGGTAATTCGGAGTTCGCTTATAAATAAATGAAGTCCGATTAAAAAGAAGATTCTGATGATTCGGAGTTGAGTGATAAATAAGTGAAGTCGGACTAAAGATGGTTAAGTTTATGTGTTTTGCTATGTcatgaaattgttttattttcacTCTAGATTGCTAATGAATTTGTTTGACAACTAAATTATGTGCATTATTCATGTAAATTTCACAAGTGATGTTTTTTTAGCATCTTAGTTTAGTCAAGAAGAGATAAAACACAATATATccttaacaaaaaataaaagaataatctCAATCAAAAAACCTACTAACTAGAAAACacttatttattaattaagataAGCCCTTATTAAAACACTTGTTAACTGTTACTTTAGTTAACAAAATTTAGATCAAGGATCACAGATGGTTGAACCTTCCTTCATCTAAACTTTTATTTATCAAACATAATCTAACTTGAGAGATCTATTTAAATCATAATAGTATATTCTCTTATTAATGTAGTGAAAATGATATTGACTAATCATTTACTCAATTATTGTGACATTTAGAACTTGATATATAGACATTAGAGTCCTAGTAAGTTTTCGAATACCCTgtgtaaattaattaaaatttaagtgtgaaaatcaaatagaaattttatttttgttgtattgaaaatcaaataaataaagaacTTATTTTTTCGTATTTAAATcatgacaaatattttatgaagTTTTTTTAGTAACAATATAAACATGTTAAATTTTATGTCTGTGCGGTAATCTGCCTTGCACAGTCTAAAACCTAAAAAAACCGTCTTGATAAACATGATTGGAGTTGTTTGAATAATGAATCTTGAAATGTGTAGGTTCCATTCACTTGAAGAATTTGATGAAGGAAAAAGGAGTTGCAGAAAACGTCTAGATGGTCacaacagaagaagaagaaagccacaAGCAGAAGCTATAAGTCGATCTAGTAGCTTTTTGTCCAATTACCAAGGTTAGTTTCAAACTCAACATCAAAATAAGTGGACCCAATAATTGTCTAGATTTAGAGCAGACAATTGCTGAGGATCCCCACATAGGTACAAACATCTTAAAAGAGTAACAAAATAACACACAATTACATAATTCATTTGTTGCCTATAGCTACACCTATAGCTACACTTCACCATGCTTCTATCTACTATCCTTTATTTGGTCCACTTATTTTTGCTATGTTTGTGACAATCTAGTGGTCATCACTAAAACAACAAACATGTCACTGTGTCAGTACACACACAAAAGGTTTTTTTAGCTTTTCAAACAAGCTAAACTAGACTGTCGTTTCTATACTGGCTACTATTGTCTCTCTATTTGCTTCAATAATTCTTGCATCATTTGGATTTTTCTTTACATTTTTAGACCTTGTTTTTTTGGTGTACATGTGAAACATAGATTTGAATGTGTAGTTAATTGTTTCTAGTATTTTGTTTCTACTAACAGTTACAAAAATTTCATCCTGTTTTTAGAAAATCTGTCTGCTAAACACAAAATCAAAGGTAAGTGATACTACTATAGTATCAATAAAAACCAAAAAAGATGCTAAGCTTACATACATTACTTTGGcctcaaatataaataaaaatttgttaaaaaaatttgatGTATCTTGTTTAAATTTTAGACTAAATATATCaaattttttactaatttttatttatatttgagacTGGAAAGAGTATAATGTATTGATCTACTtgcaaataataattataaattattaattcaTAGTTGATAGTTGTGCAGGGACATATTAAATTGTGAGAGTGCGGATTTGAATCCGAAACATCTTATTTATTCAACTCTAAAGCGCGAAATCACAGCCACTAAAATAGttgtcaaaaataaataaattattaatccaTCCATCTACTTCTTTTAAGTAGTGtgaaataaatagggtttttccTAATATAAGGAATATAGGAAAATTATCAAGAATATTAATGGTTGAAAttccttttaattttatataggaaaatgctatttatttatatacaaatatatatatttttctctttcaTGAGTCTTTTTATTCCTCAAACTTCATCAACCCTTAATCACATTGTTTTGCCTCTTAAATTTAGGTTTTACATTGTTCTCATaagtttttctaatttagttgtCTTTGAATTATAAATGTTAAACTGATTTTATAAGTTTACTACTATGTATTTTGATCAGGAACCCAGCTGTTACCCTTCTCAAGTTCACATATATACCCTTCAACTGCTATGATGAACCCTACTTGGGGTGGAACAGATGTTAGACTCCATACCCAACACCAACAACAAATGCACCCCCATCTTGTCCCAAAACAAGACCTTTTCCTAGGAACATCCTCTCTATCAACCAACAACACATACAAACAAGGGAAgcaactatcatcatcatcatcatcatcattcattcaTCAAGCTACTAACCACCAAAGCCATCAGCAACATCTTTCATCTTCTTCCATGAATCCATCTTTTACCAGGACAAACCCTTTTTCAGAAAGATACAAAATGATTTGCGACAGCAACAGCAGCAACAACAATAACAGCAACGCTTCTTGTGCTCTCTCTCTTCTGTCATCACCGCCGCTACCCGTAGTATCATCACAGACacatgatcatcatcatcatcatcagatgGTGAATAATACTATTCATTCATCTTTTATGCAACCCTTAGGTTTGAGTTTGCATGATCATAGCTTGGGGTCTGTGGACCATGTTTTGGGTCCAAATGATCAGACTGGTCATTGTTCATCCATTTATAATATGGGATCTAATGAGTCTCATTCTCAGGGAGATAATAATGATGCTCCTCCTCCATTATATCCTTTTCAATGggattagaattattattagaggattttatttattttgttgttataagGATGCTGTTACCTTAATTTGTGTACTAGTTCTGAATTCTTAATTTGTATGTGTCTTTAATGCATGAATGTAATGGACTACTATGTATTATCGTTTAAGAATAACATGTTTCGTGTGTTTGAGGAACTAAATTCTGAATGTGAAGTAAAAATGGATTGGACATTCAACTGATTTATTTTGAATGTTAAAGAAGTTTGAAGACCTCATCCACTCCCTCCCTATGAATAAAAAAGTGACACAAAACAAAGTAGGGTTAAGACCTTGAAA contains:
- the LOC131608012 gene encoding squamosa promoter-binding-like protein 13A, producing MEWNNLKAPSWDLTEMEQGTLNNIETTMDGSRSYGFGDYRTTKGEFSVDLKLGQVGNSSTESSKSKDVVTGGGVGGGGGVSKMASSSSSTSGSSKRARAINNGTHIVSCLVDGCQADLSICRDYHRRHKVCELHSKTAQVTIGGHKQRFCQQCSRFHSLEEFDEGKRSCRKRLDGHNRRRRKPQAEAISRSSSFLSNYQGTQLLPFSSSHIYPSTAMMNPTWGGTDVRLHTQHQQQMHPHLVPKQDLFLGTSSLSTNNTYKQGKQLSSSSSSSFIHQATNHQSHQQHLSSSSMNPSFTRTNPFSERYKMICDSNSSNNNNSNASCALSLLSSPPLPVVSSQTHDHHHHHQMVNNTIHSSFMQPLGLSLHDHSLGSVDHVLGPNDQTGHCSSIYNMGSNESHSQGDNNDAPPPLYPFQWD